From Lolium perenne isolate Kyuss_39 chromosome 5, Kyuss_2.0, whole genome shotgun sequence, a single genomic window includes:
- the LOC127346253 gene encoding probable WRKY transcription factor 62, whose translation MESMLDGNGAGSCLVMTELSRIKELVRQLDGHLGGCPDLCKHLAAQIVTVTEKSIGMIMSGHFHGAKRSATDASIDSPAVPATPSPLGGACGMPKKRKTMEKGERRVRVSSADAREDDGYSWRKYGQKEILGAQHPRGYYRCTYRASQGCAATKQVQRADGDPTLYDVTYHGTHTCLHKTAAAAKMQPAMPNTDGLTVNTEGLTSGAQQSTPFSFSSPAVSGLTPPPEHYPFSTASTPEDCFGQGVSLLPLSQLELSPATSDWSYIPMNPFDEDLRAQSELQEMVSALLDVTSMRETAFSLDDLFDPNFDVSFILAEM comes from the exons ATGGAGAGCATGTTGGATGGCAATGGAGCAGGGAGCTGCCTGGTGATGACCGAGCTGAGCCGCATCAAAGAGCTTGTGAGGCAGCTTGACGGGCACCTGGGAGGCTGTCCCGACCTCTGCAAGCACCTGGCCGCGCAGATCGTCACCGTCACCGAGAAATCCATCGGCATGATTATGTCCGGGCACTTCCACGGCGCGAAGCGCTCAGCCACCGACGCCAGCATCGACTCGCCGGCTGTCCCCGCGACGCCTAGCCCCCTCGGTGGCGCCTGCGGCATGCCTAAGAAGAG GAAGACGATGGAGAAAGGGGAGCGTCGGGTCAGGGTAAGCTCGGCGGATGCCCGAGAGGACGACGGCTACAGCTGGAGGAAGTACGGGCAGAAGGAGATCCTTGGAGCCCAGCACCCAAG GGGATACTACCGCTGCACCTATCGAGCATCTCAAGGATGCGCGGCGACGAAGCAGGTGCAGCGCGCCGACGGGGACCCAACGCTCTACGACGTGACCTACCACGGCACGCACACGTGCCTGCATAAGACGGCGGCGGCAGCCAAGATGCAGCCGGCGATGCCGAACACGGACGGTCTGACGGTGAACACCGAGGGGCTCACGTCCGGAGCTCAGCAATCCACGCCCTTCAGTTTCTCCTCGCCGGCGGTGAGTGGACTGACACCGCCGCCAGAGCACTACCCATTCTCGACGGCGTCGACGCCGGAGGACTGTTTCGGGCAAGGCGTGTCGCTCTTGCCGTTGTCCCAGCTTGAACTCTCACCGGCGACCTCGGACTGGAGCTACATCCCCATGAACCCGTTCGATGAGGATTTGAGGGCGCAGTCTGAGCTCCAAGAAATGGTGTCCGCGCTACTCGATGTAACGAGTATGCGGGAGACCGCCTTCTCCCTCGACGATTTGTTCGACCCGAACTTTGACGTTTCTTTCATCCTTGCAGAGATGTGA